Part of the Pseudomonas lijiangensis genome is shown below.
AGTGATTCGTCTGCAGAAGTCCGGCGCGGTCGGAGACTTTGAACAGTTCAACAAACAGGCTCTGGCCAAACACCCAGGCTTCCAGATCCACGACACCGAGCTTGAAAGACAAGCTGGCCGTTACGTGTATCAGATCGAGCTGAAAGACGCCAAGGGCGTGGAGTGGGACTTCGAAGTCGACGCCAAGACAGGCGAAGTGCTGCGCGACGCTCAAGACCGCTAAGGGCTCTTCCCAAGCGTTCCAGGCTTGAAAAAACTCCCGCATGACGCGTTCATGCGGGAGTTTTTATTTACTGTTGCAAACCGACTTTAAGCAACTTTCCTTTATCGTCATCGGTCAGCAGATACAAGTAACCATCCGGGCCCTGACGTACATCGCGAATACGCTGTTTCATATCGCCCAGAAAGCGTTCTTCATGAACAATGCGGTCGCCTTCAAACTGCAAGCGGATCAACTCTTCGGTGGCCAGTGCCCCGATAAACACGTTGTGGTCCCAGGCTTTGAAAAGGCCATTGCTGTAAAACGCCATGCCGCTGATACCCGGCGATTTTTCCCACACATGGAACGGCACTTTGGTGCCTTCGACAAACTTGCCCTTGGCTTCCGGGATCGGTTGACCGGAATAGTTGATGCCATGGGTCGCCAGTGGCCAGCCATAGTTCTGGGCACGTTCGATGATATTCAGTTCATCGCCACCCTTGGGACCATGCTCGTTGGTCCACACGGTTCCACTCCAGGGGTTGAGGGCCGCGCCCTGCTGGTTGCGGTGGCCGTAAGACCAGATTTCCGGACGCACGTTGTTCTGCCCGACAAAGGGGTTGTCTTTGGGGACATTGCCATCGGGGTAGATACGCACGACCTTGCCCTGCAGCTTGTCCAGATCCTGGGAGGTGGCGCGGTCGTTGTTTTCACCCAGGGCGATAAACAGGTAGCCGTCGCGGTCAAAGACCATCCGCGAGCCGAAGTGGTTACCCACCGACAGTTTTGGCTGCTGGCGGAAAATCACGGTGAAATCTTCCAGTTTGGTCAGGTCGGCCGACAGACGACCACGGCCGGCAGCGGTGCCTGCGGTTTCGCCTTCGGCAGCCGTCTTGCCACTGCCTTCGGAGTAGGTCAGGTAGACCATACGGTCCTTGGCGAAATCAGGGGACAGCACCACGTCCAGCAAGCCGCCCTGCCCTTTGGCCCAGACTTGCGGAACACCCGAGATCGGGCCGGAGAGCTTGCCGTCCGGCGAAACGACGCGCAGATTGCCTGAGCGCTCGGTCACCAGAATGCCTTTCTTGTCCGGCAGGAACGCCAGCGCCCAAGGATGATCCAGCCCGCCTGCCACTTCGCTGACACTGACAGTGCCCAGTTCGCTCTTGTATTGCTTCACGGCCTCGTCGGCCGCGCTGGCAGTCAACGGCAGGCTCGACATCGCCGTGGCACACATTGCCGCGATCAGGGTTTTTCTAAACATGGGCGATTCCTTATGCATTGAGTAGAGGTCCCGACTACTGCGGGGATGGGTTATGGGCGTTTGGGAGTCGTGTTCTGGTTGTTCTGGATGGTCGGGCTGGGCTGTGGCTGCCGGGTTGGATAGCCATTGCGGATCCCGCCGTTTTCCAGTGTAGGTTGGCGAGGTGCGGGGACGATGTTGGGTTGCACCTGCGGCGTGCTGGGCTGGGTGCCCTGGCGACTGTTGGGGTTGGAGCGGTGGATCGGGCTGTTATAGGGGTTGCTGGTAGCCCCGTTGCGGCCCGGCTGATCCTGCGCCTGGGCAACGCCGATACCTGAAAGGCCCACCAGCATCACCATTGCGAGGTTTCGCACAAAACTGTTCATCACTTGCCCTCAAGGGAAATGGTTAGGCTTTGATAGCGATTGGGTTATCAGGTTCGGCCTTGCATGGCAGATGAGCAAGTTTATAAGGAGGGAGTTTGTAACAAGGATGGTCTGAATGCGGTGTCTGAGGGCCTTCGCGAATGAATTCGCTTAGGCATACGCATCACTTGTGGGAGGGGCCTTGGCCGCGACGACCCAGCTTACAGACAACGCATTTTTCAGTACTTCATGAAGCTGTCGCGGCCAAGGCCCCTCCCACGGATTACCTTGCCACCTCTCATTTCCCCTACCAAACGAATCAGGCTCGCTGCGGAATACTCGCGGTAAAGGTCGTGCCATGTTCGGGGTTGGAGAGGACGATCACTTCACCCAGGTGCGCCCGGACAATTTCCCGGACAATGAACAACCCCAGCCCGACACTGCGACTTTCGGTGTCACTGGCGCTATGCACAGCGGGCTCGAACAGGCTCTCGATCTGCTCGGGCGGTATCGGCTCACCGAAGTTATGCACCGAGAGGCGCATCAGGTGTGGCTCCAGAGTCGAGGTCACCACGATTTCGCCATCTGCCGAACCGTAGTTGTTGGCGTTGACCACCAGATTGCCGATGACCTGCCCCAGGCGATCAGCATCGGCATGGCATGGGCCTTCGCCTTCACGGCGATGAGTGATGACATGGCCGGGGAATGACTGGCGCAACTCTTCGACACTGCGCTCCGTCACGGCATGCAGATCAATGGCCTGAGGCGTGACCGAAATCCCGCGTCCGACCCTGGCATCGGTGAAGTCCAGCAGGTCGACGATCATGCGCTGGGCGCGGTCGGTCGCATGGTTGATATGGCCCAGCATGCGTTCCTGTCTTGGCTCCAGTGCGCTGCGACCCAGCAGACCGGAGGCCATCTTGATCGCCGCCAGCGGGTTGCGCAGGTCGTGACTGAAAATGCTCACCATCTGCTCGGCAAAGATTGCCCGGATTTCCGCCTCGACATGGGCCAGACGCAAGCGGTTGCGGGCCGACGTCAGTTCGGTCTGGACGCTCATCTGTTGCAGCAGCAGCTCTTCGGCAAGCTTTTGCGCCGACAGCAGCTCACGCTCGTATTTGTTGCGTTCTTCGGCGATAAAAACCGCCAGCTCATGAAAAAAGGCGCCGTCATGTTCCCGGCGTATGCCGTTGAGCATCATCGGGATGGAGCGACCGTCCGCATGAATCAGCTCAAGTTTGACTTCGGCAACCGAACCCCGGGCATGGAGCAATGGCGCCCAGTGGGTCTGATGGAAAATCTTGCCCGCCATGTTCAGCAGGTCTTGAAACCGCCGCCCCAGCAACGCCTCACGCTCCACACCCAGCCAGACGCAGAAGGTCTGGTTGACCCGCTCGATGGTGCCGTTTTCCCGGGTCAGCAATAAACCACAGGGAGCGCCCTCGAACAGGTCGTTGCCGTCAGGCACGGCAAGCGCATCAGATGACATGTTCTGCATATCCAAAAGGTTGCAGAAACTCACTCATTGCTGCGACACAGGCCTTCGGAGCACTCATATGAGGGTAATGACCCACGTTCTCGATCACGCGCAATGTACTGTTCTCAATGACACGGTTGAGGTATTCCCCCACCTGAACGGGAACGATCATGTCATCACTGCATTGCAGAATCAGGGTCTGGCTGGAAAAACCCTCAACGTCCTTGCGGTGGTCAGACATGAAGGTCACACGGGCAAACTGCTTGGCAATATCGGCATTGGTGCTACAGAAACTGTCAGCCAGTTCCTCGCCCAGTTCAGGCCGGTCGGCAGAGCCCATGAGCGTCGGCGCCATGGTGCTGGACCAGCCCAGGTAGTTGCTTTCCAGGGTATGGAGCAATGAGTCGATGTCCGTACGGCTGAAACCGCCGACGTAGCCTTCATCATCAAGGTAGCGCGGCGACGGGCCGACCATGATGTGCGCGGCAAAACGACCGGGCTCCTGAAGCTCGGCCAGCACGGCGATCATGGCGCTGACCGAGTGCCCGACATGAATCACCGGGCCGGAATTGGCGAAATCACGGACCACTTCCAGCAGATCGCTGGCATAGCCGCGCAGGGAGGCGTATTTATGCGGGATGTAAGCCGATAGCTCAGACTTGCCGCTGCCTACCAGGTCGAACAGCACGACCTTGAAATGCTTGGCAAATACAGGCGCAATAAAGCGCCACATGTTCTGGTTGCAGCCAAAACCGTGAGCAAAAATCAATGTGGCCGGTCCGTCGCCCATGACGTTTACATTGTTGCGTCGCTGAACCGGCATTACGGGCTCCGAGCTTCATGAAGTACTGAGCCGAGATTATCACCCTTCAGAGAGCCCGCGAAGGACTGATATCACAAAGCCTTTATTCTCCGATATCTTCACTCCACAGTTCGGGCTTGCTGGCGATGAAACCGTGCATCATGTGCTGGCACGTCGCGTCGTGCAGCACATCGACTTGCACCCCGCGAGAGCGCAACAGTTCTTCCTCGCCCATGAATGTCTCGTTTTCGCCCACGATGACCTTGCCGATGCCGTAGAGCAGAATCGCCCCGCTGCACATCGCACAGGGCGACAAGGTGGTGTAGAGCACCGAATCCCGGTAGACGCTGGCAGGCTGGCGGCCGGCGTTTTCCAGTGCGTCCATCTCGCCATGCTTGATGGCGCTGCCCTCCTGAACCCGGCGATTGTGTCCACGGCCAATGATCTTGCCATCGTGAACGATGACCGAACCGATAGGAATCCCGCCCTCAGCCAATCCCTGTTGCGCCTCGTCAATGGCGGCCTGCATGAATAGGTCCATGGTGTTTTCCTCGCTTTCGCTGTTTCTTTCAATACCTAGCGGGCGAGCGACTTCTGCGCATTGCCCAGTGCTTGGGCAACGAAGGTCTTCAGCAGTTCGGACGAACGCTCCTTCATCCGGGCGCTGACTTCGTTGTTTCTGGCCTTGAGTTTGTTCATCAAGGGCAAGGAGCCGCTGCCTTCATTGAGGGACTGCAATTCCTGCGCCGAAAAGGACTGGGCGTAGGCGGACGCAAGGTTGCGGTCCCATTGCACCTGATAAGTGGGCTGCAGGCGTTGCAGTTCTTTCTGCACCAGATCCTGAGCCTGGATCTTGCCAATCGATTCCACGATGCTGCCAAAGGTGACGGTGCGTGAAGCGACCTGATACCCCAGCCAGCCCAGACTGTCCCCCAGGCGACGCTCCTGAACGAACAGCAGCGCCGTCTCGTCCGCTTCATCGGCATGAGCGTTCTGGGCCAGCGCCCAACTCAACAGCAGGATGCATCCCAGGAACATCAGGCGTGTCCTGGATACAACGGGCAGACCGCGATGGTCGTTCATGGCCTCCTCCTGAGATGAATTGACAGCACTTTTGAACTTAACAGTTAATCCGCGCTTTACCAGAGTCGGCGTCGTATCCCGGCGATTCATGCCGCTATCAGGAATATCTGTCTGCCAGGGCGATGATTTATGCTTGCCCGCCTCGAAGACCAGAGCCCGATCATGTCCGACATTCAGTTCAGCACCCTGCCCGACACCTGCCGCCCTTTGCTGGACAAGTTCTACCGCGAACACAAGTCCTCCATGCGCGCTGTGCCTCGCGGAACGCTGTGGGTGGCGAAGCAAACGCAGATCGTCGGCGCTCTTTGCCTGAGCGAAGTCGCTGACGGGCATTGGCTGACGGGGCTGTTCGTGGACCCGCAACAGCGTAGCCAAGCGATTGCTCGCCGTTTGATCGGCCATGCAGTGGAACCATTGAACGGTCCGGTCTGGCTGTTCTGCCATCCGGACCTTCAGGCGTTCTATGCAGTGAGCGGTTTCGAGACGGCCCAGAGGCTGCCGCATTCACTGGGGGAAAAGTTCATGCGCTTCAGCCGCAGCAAGGCGCTGGTTGCCTTGTGCCGGACCGGCGCCTGAGTCATTCGTCGGCGTTGGGGTCCATGTCCGGGAACATGACCTCGATAAAGCCGAACTTGCTGAAATCCGTGATCCGCGAAGGGTACAGACGACCGATCAGGTGATCGCATTCGTGCTGAACCACGCGGGCATGAAACCCCTGGGCGGTGCGCTGGATCGGCTGGCCGTCCGGGTCGAAGCCTTCGTAGCGAATGCTCTGGTAACGATCGACCATGCCTCGCAGGCCGGGCACCGAAAGACAACCTTCCCAGCCTGCTTCAAGGGTCGGGCTCAAAGGCGTGATCAGCGGGTTGAGCAGGATGGTCTGGGGCACGGCTTCGGCCTGGGGATAGCGCTCGCTGCGCTCGAAACCGAATATCACCAGTTGCAGATCGACACCGATCTGCGGTGCCGCAAGGCCGACGCCGCCGACACTTTCCATAGTCTCGAACATGTCGGCAATCAGCGTCTTGAGTTCGCTGCTGCCGAACATCTCGCGGGGCACGGGAGGCGCGATGCGCAGCAAGCGCTCGTCGCCCATCTTCAGAATCTTGCGGATCATGATGAGTGTCGGTCTCTCGAACGAAAAGGCGATTCTGGACCCTGATTCAGGATTCGTCAGCCTTTAATGTGCTGTGTACCGAATGATCGCGCCCCAGCCCCGAAACATGCTGTTTGGCGGTGGAGTCCACGCCATTGTCGCCGGCTTCTTTTTCACCGGCATCCTTGCCTTCCTGGGACATGTGCTCGATCACCGCATTCATTTCCGCCCCCAGCAGCAACACCGCGGCCGAAATGTAGAAATACAGCAACAGCACAATGATTGCGCCGATGCTGCCGTACATGGCGTTGTAGTCGGCAAAGGTCTTGACGTAGAAACCGAACCCCAGGGAAGCGATGATCCACACCACCACGGCCAGCACGGAGCCTGGGGTAATGAAGCGGAATTCCTGTTTCACGTCGGGCATGACGTAGTAGATCAAGGCCACGGCAACCATCAGCAGCAGGATGATCATCGGCCAGCGCAATACGGTCCACAGTGTGACGATGAAGTCTTCCATGCCGATCTGCGAAGCGAACCAGCTCATGACCTGCGGGCCGACCACCATGAAACCGGCTGCGGCCAGCAGCATGCCGGCAATGCCCACGGTGTAGAGAATCGATAGCGGAAAACGCTTCCAGATGGGGCGCCCTTCGACCACGTCGTAGGCCGCATTCATGGCGCTCATCATCAGGCGTACGCCAGCTGAAGCGGTCCACAGCGCAATGACGATACCGATGGACAGCAGGCCGCCCTTGGATTGCTGCAACTGGTCGATCACCGGGTTGACCTGTTCCAGCGCCTGGGGCGGCAGAACCAGTTCCGATTGCAGGCGCAGCCAGGAAAAGAAATCCGGCAAGTGCAGGAAACCGATCAGGGCAATGAGGAACAGCAGGAACGGAAACAGCGAGAACAGCATCTGGTAGGCCAGTGCCGACGCGTAAGTAGACATCTCGTCATCGAGAAATTCGGTGACGGTACGAACCATCACTTTGCCCAGTGGCAATTGACGCATGTGAGGAAAGATCATGGCGTCTCCTTGCGCTAAACCCTTTTACATTATATCGCCGGGCCGACAGTTGCGATTATGCGGCTGCCCATGTGCCAACAGTGTTGCAGTGGCGTCAAATGGACTGAGCGCGCTGTAAAAGGTTTCAAGCCATGATGGATAAAGGCCATCTCGGCGATGACCTCTATCCGGTTTTCCTGTGAAACTACGCTTTGTCTACGCCCTTTTTCACGGCGTCCTTGGCTTTACCCTTGAGTTGCTGGGCTTCGCCCTTGAGCTCCTGGGCTTTGCCTTCGGCCTTCAAACTGGAGTTATCGGTTGCCTTGCCGATGCCTTGCTTCACGTTGCCGATTGCTTCGTTGGCCATGCCTTTGATTTTATCGCCAGTACTACTCATGAAGTATCTCCCGGGTCTTGAAGACCGTTCTGGAATCAAATGTCGTAACCTCGACACCATGATTGACCGGGGGCAATTGAGCAGAGTTTCAATTATTTTCTGACCAAAGCATGCCGTTCGTCCGCTGATGGGCAGGCCTTGTTTACGGTGTTTGTGCGAGAATGCGCGTCGCAGTCAGTCTGTGCCCGGCACACTGAACAAACCGATTCACAGGAACGTTATGAAACTCGATAAAAAGCTGGCCATCGCACGCAGGAACCAGGATCTGGGCGGCGCAGTGCTGGGCATCAACAACACCCATTTCGCCATTCTGGACACCAAGCGCAACATCTGGTGGTTCGACCTGCCTGTGACACGCCTGCAAGTGGGCCAGTACGAGTGGCTGCATCTGCTGCTGCACACGCCTGCGACCGATCAGTTGCTGCACCTGAAGGTGACCACCGTGTTCATGCGCGATCACATGGAAGGCCTGGAAGTACGCAACGCCGGCAAACGCAAGCCGACCGTGAGCCTGGAACTGAGCGCCGACAAGGACTCGTTCCTCAAAGACATGCGCCCCAAGGGCAGCAACCTGAGCTTTGCGGGTTTTCTGCAGAAGTAAGGCGTTCAGGCCAGGCGGCGTGTCGCCAGATACCCCGCCGTTGCGGCCAGGGCTGAAACCACGGTTCCCCAGGCCAGATCGACAAGGGCCAACTGTGCCGGCCAGCCTTGCAAGGTCGCCCAGTTGGTCAGATCGTAAGTGCCGTAGGCGATCAGCCCCAACAGCCCGCCATAGAGGCTGGCATGCCCAGTGCGTTGCACCTTGAGCGCGGGCAGGACCGCGAATATCACCAGCCCCGCCCCATACAACAGATAGAACACCAGCGCAGGCCCGAGCAGTGGCGTGGCCAGCATCAGCGACCCGAGCCAGTCCCGGTAGGTCGAGCCCATGAGCAATCCCAGCCAGACACCGTCCAGGATCAGAAAAGCCAGAAGCGTACCGAAGTAAGCCGTGAGGATTTTTTTCATGGGCGCACCCTGTATCAGGTCAGTTCGATACGGTCAGGGTGAATCACAATCTGACCTTGTTTATACAAGGCACCAATCGCTTTCTTGAAGTTCCCTTTACTGACACCGAACAAGCCGCTGATGACCTGCGGATCGCTCTTGTCGCTGACCGGCAGCACGCCGTTGCTCTCACGCAGCTTGGCGAGAATCTTGGAGTTCAGGCTGTCAGCGGCTTCAGCACCCACGGGTTGCAGGCTCAGGCTGATATTGCCATCGGAGCGGACTTCCTTGATGAAGCCTTTTTCCTGTTTGCCAGGGCGCAGGAACTTGAACACTTCGTTCTTGTGGATCAGGCCCCAGTGCTTGTTGTTGATGATCGCCTTGAAGCCCATGTCGGTGGCTTCGGCAACCAGCAGGTCGACTTCCTGCCCAGCGCTGTAATTGGCCGGTGTCTTGTCCAGGTAACGATCCAGGCGCGCAGTGGCGGTGATGCGGCGCGTTTTCTTGTCCAGATAGACATGCACCACACAATAATCACCGGCCTGCAGAGTGCGCTTTTCTTCGGAGTACGGCAGCAGCAGGTCCTTGGGCAGCCCCCAGTCCAGAAACACGCCGATGCTGTTGACCTCGACCACCTTGAGGCTGGCGAACTCACCGACCTGAACCTTGGGTTTTTCAGTGGTGGCGAGCAGCTTGTCCTCGCTGTCCAGATAGACGAAAACGTTGAGCCAGTCTTCATCTTCAGAAGGGATATCCTTGGGGATATACCGATTGGGCAGCAGGATTTCGCCATCCGGCCCACCGTCCAGGTACAGACCGAAGTTGGTGTGCTTGACCACTTGCAAGCTGTTGTAACGCCCGATTAAAGCCATTTGCAGATACCCTCATTACGTGGGCGGCATTCTACCCGACTTTGCGCCTGCATTCGCGCTGCACACCGCATGCGCTGCCCGTCCGGGCCCCGCTCGTCAGTTGCCATGGTCAGCAGAAACTTTCGGCAGCCATCGCGCCTCGCCCCAACTCTTCATTAAAAACAGCCAGTTAAGCGCGTAATGACACGTCTCGATGCGTGTCGAGCCTGTCCGCTCATGCCACTCAAGCCCCAGATAAGCCAGCAGGAACCCGCCCTTTCCTGTACGATGGCTGGCCGTACGAAGTTTATGAAGGTTATGGCAGTCATGCGTATCAAGGCATCCCACACCAAAGCAAAACCAGCTCCAGCCGTTGAAACGAGCGATTCGATCAATGCCCAGATCGCAGCTTTCCTCAAGTCCGGCGGCGAAATCCAGCAAATCGCCAAAGGCGTGAGCGGCCAGACCTTTACCCCGTCCAAGCACATCAACCTCGGCAAGAAGTAATTCTCCCCGACTGCTTTGCGGTTTCTATGCGCCTTGCCAAAACAGGGCGCTAGCTACACCTCCCGTCTCACTGCTAATCTCCTTCGGTATCTCCAAACCAAGAGCAGGAAACGCTCTGGTAGCAGACCCCTTTTGCTTTGCGGAATGCTTGAATGAAGAACTGGATGCTTTTCGGCGCTCTGATTTACCTCGGTGGTTGTGCCTCGCAGCATTGCGAAAACGGCCCCAATGAAAATCCCCACACTGACAGCCAGTGCCGTGCAGGCCACTTGCTGTATCAGCACGACATGCTTCAGGCCAAGCTGCTGATCAGCGAAGCGGATCGTGAAAACTATGAACTGGCAGAAGCCATGCTGCGACGCGCCGCCATCGACGATGCTTCCGGCGAAGCCGAGTTCTATCAGGCGATACTGCTGATTCGCGAACAGGCCGATCAGAAGCAGATCATCGATCTGTTGCAGACTGCGGCCGACAAATACAAGCATCCTCTGGCCATTGCCCTGCTCTCCCAGCAACTGAGCATGAGCGATCCGGAAAAGTCCGAACGCTATCGCGCCGAGTATGCCGAGCTGGATGTTGCCAAGAGCGGCTACCCCTCGTTCGAGCAGGCTCTGGTAGTGATTCGCGGGCTGGTCATCCCGCCCGGCGAGACAACGGCCAGCAACTGACGCTCCTGCGGATCGACGAACGGTCCGCATCCCCGGCATTTCATCGGTATGCTTGCGAGGCTCTAGCTCGCGGCTTGTGTCGGGCCCTGCGCCGATTTCGATACGCCATTATGACCACACTCCTCGACGCACAAGGAGTGAGCCATGCTCAACCCTCGATTACAGATACTCGCCCTCGGCACCGTTCTGGTGTGCCAGCAGGCCTCTGCCCAGGTCCTGGAACGCAGCCTTGGCGACTTCAATCTGAAACTGGCGACGACTCCCGCCCGCAGCATGGCCCAGGGGCTGGTGACACCCAGCGGCAGTTCCGGCTCTTTCCACGGCGGCCTGGACCTGACCCATGACAGCGGCTTCTACTTCGGCCAGTGGTCCCCGAACATGGGCATCAATGCCGATACCTCTCTTGAAGTCGACTCCTACATGGGTTTCAAGAAACCCTTCGACAACACCCTGGGTTACGAACTGGGGGTGATTCGCTACAGCTATCCCGATACCAGCCAGATCGACAGCCATGAGTTCTATGCCGGGTTGCGCGTGCTCAACAGCCGGGTTGGCGCGGCCTTCAGTAACGATGTCGGCACTCGCAACAGCACGGTCTTCATCGACCTGGGCGGGATTGAGCAACTGGGTCTCGGGGTTCGCATGCAATACGCCAATCACCAGTTCGACACGCCACAGGCCGGCGATGACGGTTCATTGATCAACGGCTTCAACGACTGGTCCCTGAACCTGTCGCGGCCATGGCTGGGGATCG
Proteins encoded:
- a CDS encoding PepSY domain-containing protein, producing MKLMPALFTAFALTTAAGMAQADIGPDEVIRLQKSGAVGDFEQFNKQALAKHPGFQIHDTELERQAGRYVYQIELKDAKGVEWDFEVDAKTGEVLRDAQDR
- a CDS encoding PQQ-dependent sugar dehydrogenase; amino-acid sequence: MFRKTLIAAMCATAMSSLPLTASAADEAVKQYKSELGTVSVSEVAGGLDHPWALAFLPDKKGILVTERSGNLRVVSPDGKLSGPISGVPQVWAKGQGGLLDVVLSPDFAKDRMVYLTYSEGSGKTAAEGETAGTAAGRGRLSADLTKLEDFTVIFRQQPKLSVGNHFGSRMVFDRDGYLFIALGENNDRATSQDLDKLQGKVVRIYPDGNVPKDNPFVGQNNVRPEIWSYGHRNQQGAALNPWSGTVWTNEHGPKGGDELNIIERAQNYGWPLATHGINYSGQPIPEAKGKFVEGTKVPFHVWEKSPGISGMAFYSNGLFKAWDHNVFIGALATEELIRLQFEGDRIVHEERFLGDMKQRIRDVRQGPDGYLYLLTDDDKGKLLKVGLQQ
- a CDS encoding PAS domain-containing sensor histidine kinase, whose translation is MSSDALAVPDGNDLFEGAPCGLLLTRENGTIERVNQTFCVWLGVEREALLGRRFQDLLNMAGKIFHQTHWAPLLHARGSVAEVKLELIHADGRSIPMMLNGIRREHDGAFFHELAVFIAEERNKYERELLSAQKLAEELLLQQMSVQTELTSARNRLRLAHVEAEIRAIFAEQMVSIFSHDLRNPLAAIKMASGLLGRSALEPRQERMLGHINHATDRAQRMIVDLLDFTDARVGRGISVTPQAIDLHAVTERSVEELRQSFPGHVITHRREGEGPCHADADRLGQVIGNLVVNANNYGSADGEIVVTSTLEPHLMRLSVHNFGEPIPPEQIESLFEPAVHSASDTESRSVGLGLFIVREIVRAHLGEVIVLSNPEHGTTFTASIPQRA
- a CDS encoding alpha/beta fold hydrolase; this translates as MPVQRRNNVNVMGDGPATLIFAHGFGCNQNMWRFIAPVFAKHFKVVLFDLVGSGKSELSAYIPHKYASLRGYASDLLEVVRDFANSGPVIHVGHSVSAMIAVLAELQEPGRFAAHIMVGPSPRYLDDEGYVGGFSRTDIDSLLHTLESNYLGWSSTMAPTLMGSADRPELGEELADSFCSTNADIAKQFARVTFMSDHRKDVEGFSSQTLILQCSDDMIVPVQVGEYLNRVIENSTLRVIENVGHYPHMSAPKACVAAMSEFLQPFGYAEHVI
- a CDS encoding nucleoside deaminase, whose protein sequence is MDLFMQAAIDEAQQGLAEGGIPIGSVIVHDGKIIGRGHNRRVQEGSAIKHGEMDALENAGRQPASVYRDSVLYTTLSPCAMCSGAILLYGIGKVIVGENETFMGEEELLRSRGVQVDVLHDATCQHMMHGFIASKPELWSEDIGE
- a CDS encoding GNAT family N-acetyltransferase, whose protein sequence is MSDIQFSTLPDTCRPLLDKFYREHKSSMRAVPRGTLWVAKQTQIVGALCLSEVADGHWLTGLFVDPQQRSQAIARRLIGHAVEPLNGPVWLFCHPDLQAFYAVSGFETAQRLPHSLGEKFMRFSRSKALVALCRTGA
- the def gene encoding peptide deformylase; amino-acid sequence: MIRKILKMGDERLLRIAPPVPREMFGSSELKTLIADMFETMESVGGVGLAAPQIGVDLQLVIFGFERSERYPQAEAVPQTILLNPLITPLSPTLEAGWEGCLSVPGLRGMVDRYQSIRYEGFDPDGQPIQRTAQGFHARVVQHECDHLIGRLYPSRITDFSKFGFIEVMFPDMDPNADE
- a CDS encoding YihY/virulence factor BrkB family protein → MIFPHMRQLPLGKVMVRTVTEFLDDEMSTYASALAYQMLFSLFPFLLFLIALIGFLHLPDFFSWLRLQSELVLPPQALEQVNPVIDQLQQSKGGLLSIGIVIALWTASAGVRLMMSAMNAAYDVVEGRPIWKRFPLSILYTVGIAGMLLAAAGFMVVGPQVMSWFASQIGMEDFIVTLWTVLRWPMIILLLMVAVALIYYVMPDVKQEFRFITPGSVLAVVVWIIASLGFGFYVKTFADYNAMYGSIGAIIVLLLYFYISAAVLLLGAEMNAVIEHMSQEGKDAGEKEAGDNGVDSTAKQHVSGLGRDHSVHSTLKADES
- a CDS encoding CsbD family protein, producing MSSTGDKIKGMANEAIGNVKQGIGKATDNSSLKAEGKAQELKGEAQQLKGKAKDAVKKGVDKA
- a CDS encoding DUF2177 family protein, with the translated sequence MKKILTAYFGTLLAFLILDGVWLGLLMGSTYRDWLGSLMLATPLLGPALVFYLLYGAGLVIFAVLPALKVQRTGHASLYGGLLGLIAYGTYDLTNWATLQGWPAQLALVDLAWGTVVSALAATAGYLATRRLA
- a CDS encoding CvfB family protein, encoding MALIGRYNSLQVVKHTNFGLYLDGGPDGEILLPNRYIPKDIPSEDEDWLNVFVYLDSEDKLLATTEKPKVQVGEFASLKVVEVNSIGVFLDWGLPKDLLLPYSEEKRTLQAGDYCVVHVYLDKKTRRITATARLDRYLDKTPANYSAGQEVDLLVAEATDMGFKAIINNKHWGLIHKNEVFKFLRPGKQEKGFIKEVRSDGNISLSLQPVGAEAADSLNSKILAKLRESNGVLPVSDKSDPQVISGLFGVSKGNFKKAIGALYKQGQIVIHPDRIELT
- a CDS encoding TorF family putative porin, with the translated sequence MLNPRLQILALGTVLVCQQASAQVLERSLGDFNLKLATTPARSMAQGLVTPSGSSGSFHGGLDLTHDSGFYFGQWSPNMGINADTSLEVDSYMGFKKPFDNTLGYELGVIRYSYPDTSQIDSHEFYAGLRVLNSRVGAAFSNDVGTRNSTVFIDLGGIEQLGLGVRMQYANHQFDTPQAGDDGSLINGFNDWSLNLSRPWLGIDMNLIYSGSSLSGSDCSVYSGHNPYCEGTFTIKAVRSFF